From a region of the Danio aesculapii chromosome 4, fDanAes4.1, whole genome shotgun sequence genome:
- the znf1015 gene encoding zinc finger protein 1015: MASLKEESGDLRITEVFTLKHVDPEEQTGLMVLKEEAQELNEIEEKDQYGKPSDLMTNEPSSVSKNTSCERAEKTNSFPCHQCGKHFSRKQSLKVHMRVHTGENLSTCDQCGKSFNTKSGFDKHMKTHTGEKPFWCTECGKSFCKKYTLEMHMAVHTGEKPFACQYCDKKFRQMGNLKAHFRVHTGEKPHSCQQCGKSFTKKSTLRAHIISHTGEKPFTCDQCGKSYVCKDHLDRHMRIHTKDKYFICEQCGSSFKLKENFDQHMKNHAEKSFICRQCERSFICEATFEKHMRVHTGEKPYSCTECGKSFSQKENLTSHMRIHTGEKPFACEYCEKRFSQLPALKVHMRVHTGEKPYTCSQCGKGFAQKNGLKIHMRTHTGERPYTCTQCGKGFISKETQIRHTRTHYTGKKPLACDDVERDLDVKIPSTNT, translated from the coding sequence GGCTGATGGTGCTAAAAGAAGAGGCTCAGGAACTGAATGAAATTGAAGAGAAAGATCAGTATGGGAAACCCTCAGATTTAATGACCAATGAACCATCTTCAGTGTCAAAGAACACCTCATGTGAAAGAGCTGAGAAAACCAATTCTTTCCCCTGTCATCAATGTGGAAAGCATTTTAGTCGAAAACAAAGCCTTAaagttcacatgagagttcacactggagagaacctttccacatgtgatcagtgtggaaagagtttcaataCAAAATCAGGTTTTGATAAGCACATGAaaactcacaccggagagaagcctttcTGGTGtactgagtgtggaaagagtttctgTAAAAAATACACCCTTGAAATGCACATGGCAGTTCACACCGGGGAGAAGCCTTTTGCCTGTCAGTATTGTGACAAGAAATTCCGACAAATGGGTAATCTTAAAGCTCACTTTCgtgttcacactggagagaagccgcattcctgccaacagtgtggaaagagctttaCAAAAAAGTCTACCCTTAGGGCTCACATTATCAGTCACACTGGTGAGAAACCGTTCACGTGTGATCAATGTGGAAAGAGTTATGTTTGTAAAGATCACCTTGACCGGCACATGAGGATTCATACAAAAGATAAATATTTCATATGCGAGCAGTGTGGGAGCAGTTTTAAATTGAAAGAAAACTTTGACCAGCACATGAAGAATCACGCAGAGAAATCTTTCATATGTCGGCAGTGTGAAAGGAGTTTCATTTGCGAAGCAACTTTTGAAAAGCatatgagagttcacactggagagaagccttactCGTGTacagagtgtggaaagagtttcagtcaaaagGAAAACCTTACAtcgcacatgagaattcacactggagagaagccttttgCCTGTGAGTATTGTGAAAAGAGATTCAGTCAATTACCAgcccttaaagtccacatgagagttcacactggagagaaaccttacacttGCTCACAATGTGGAAAGGGTTTTGCCCAGAAAAATGGCCTTAAAATTCACATgagaactcacactggagagagaccttaCACTTGCACGCAGTGTGGTAAAGGCTTTATAAGTAAAGAGACCCAAATTCGACACACGAGAACTCATTACACTGGAAAGAAACCGCTCGCATGTGATGATGTGGAAAGAGATTTAGATGTAAAAATTCCCTCAACCAACACATGA